A region of Drosophila mauritiana strain mau12 chromosome 3L, ASM438214v1, whole genome shotgun sequence DNA encodes the following proteins:
- the LOC117141802 gene encoding V-type proton ATPase subunit e: MEVFLTIIFFTIFWAAVAKYGPILFTKQPHDDLVRCIFLLTAVVCWLFWLCCYLAQLNPLLGPKLNGNTIRIIASSWGNPIKEG, translated from the coding sequence ATGGAAGTTTTCCTGACGATCATCTTCTTCACCATATTCTGGGCGGCGGTGGCCAAGTACGGACCCATCCTGTTCACCAAGCAACCGCATGATGACCTGGTGCGCTGTATTTTTCTTTTGACCGCCGTCGTCTGCTGGCTTTTCTGGCTGTGCTGCTATTTGGCGCAACTGAATCCACTGCTGGGGCCGAAACTCAATGGAAACACCATTCGGATCATTGCCTCTTCCTGGGGAAATCCCATCAAGGAGGGATAG
- the LOC117141798 gene encoding protein tipE, whose translation MGDEQDKRTGKEKLLFYTTAFFILLGTFSLFAFLFLVPFVIEPAFTTIFMQFEEVPALCETYDTEIYYGAKNCSWASCREGCTKDIYTCTQIRVNYRLNLYNFTDEFNFTEYHINLKESERILPPVKRTDRYERALRSDYEYDNLGGGTGLDIDLGGGRLEQLNFGDADGSNGYLIEDSEDTRGLSASGTLIPDERRPFDEISELNEGLMGNRSMYYYVGARLFPNVKGCGYPPMLNCTIWLKRYTKIGMKFPCYYSKVDPSLVISDLDYWQNTLNLVYSMAIPIPSFIISVIYLTYAYFKIYNEDEETAPLDKNAEDMDIDDIDAVDDSDGAVLADNVAGSQIINMDSTTNDSCLEGVLPNGGPGMTASISQGGSVTTPGPYIAQSPAGSQMTPNSEINSFGHQLKVQMADELSRDSLENGAISTSNSVQGNLSKTMTTSISTPPGPTAAV comes from the exons ATGGGAGACGAGCAGGACAAACGCACCGGCAAGGAGAAGCTGCTCTTCTACACCACCGCCTTCTTCATCCTGCTGGGCACATTCAGCCTGTTCGCCTTCCTCTTCCTGGTGCCCTTCGTCATCGAGCCCGCCTTCACCACGATCTTCATGCAGTTCGAGGAGGTTCCGGCGCTCTGCGAGACGTACGACACGGAGATCTACTACGGGGCCAAGAACTGTTCGTGGGCGTCCTGCCGCGAGGGCTGCACCAAGGACATCTACACGTGCACCCAGATTCGGGTGAACTACCGCCTCAATCTATATAACTTCACCGATGAGTTCAACTTCACGGAGTACCACATCAATCTCAAGGAGTCGGAGCGCATCCTGCCGCCCGTCAAGCGAACTGATCGCTATGAGAGAGCTCTGAGAAGCGACTACGAGTACGATAATCTGGGTGGTGGCACCGGTCTGGATATCGACCTAGGCGGAGGGCGGCTGGAGCAGCTCAATTTTGGGGATGCCGACGGCTCCAATGGCTACCTCATTGAGGATTCGGAGGACACGCGCGGTTTGAGTGCCTCGGGTACCCTCATTCCGGACGAGCGGAGGCCTTTCGACGAGATCTCCGAGCTGAACGAGGGCCTGATGGGGAACCGCTCCATGTACTACTATGTGGGAGCCAGGCTATTCCCGAACGTAAAGGGCTGTGGCTACCCGCCAATGCTCAACTGTACCATCTGGCTAAAGAGGTACACCAAGATCGGCATGAAGTTCCCCTGCTACTACTCCAAGGTGGACCCGAGTCTGGTCATTAGCGACCTAGACTACTGGCAAAACACCCTAAACTTGGTCTACTCGATGGCCATTCCAATACCCTCGTTCATCATCTCGGTGATTTATCTGACGTACGCCTACTTCAAGATATACaacgaggatgaggagacgGCGCCGCTGGACAAGAACGCCGAGGACATGGACATCGATGATATCGATGCCGTGGACGACAGCGACGGTGCTGTCCTGGCGGACAATGTGGCCGGTAGCCAAATCATTAACATGGACTCCACCACCAACGACAGTTGTCTGgagggtgtcctgcccaacgGCGGTCCCGGCATGACCGCCTCCATATCGCAGGGTGGCTCTGTCACCACGCCGGGTCCGTACATCGCGCAGAGCCCGGCGGGCTCGCAGATGACGCCCAACTCGGAGATCAACTCGTTCGGTCACCAGCTGAAAGTCCAGATGGCCGACGAGCTATCGAGGGACTCGCTGGAGAACGGAGCTATCTCCACGTCCAATTCAGTGCAAGG AAACTTGAGCAAGACGATGACGACGAGTATCTCAACTCCTCCTGGGCCGACAGCGGCAGTCTGA